The following proteins are co-located in the Macadamia integrifolia cultivar HAES 741 chromosome 3, SCU_Mint_v3, whole genome shotgun sequence genome:
- the LOC122074015 gene encoding guanine nucleotide-binding protein subunit beta: protein MSVAELKERHLAATTTVNALRERLKQKRRLLLDTDVAEYARSQGRTAVSFGPTDLVCCRTLQGHTGKVYSLDWTPEKNRIVSASQDGRLIVWNALTSQKTHAIKLPCAWVMTCAFSPSGQSVACGGLDSVCSIFNLNSPSDKDGYLPVSRMLSGHKGYVSSCQFVPDEDTHLITSSGDQTCVLWDVTTGQRISVFGGEFPSGHTADVLSVSINGTNSKMFVSGSCDATARLWDTRIASRAVRTYHGHAGDVNTVKFFPDGHRFGTGSDDGTCRLFDMRTGHELQVYQQQHGDNDIPLVTSIAFSISGRLLFAGYSNGDCYVWDTLVAKVVLNLGSLQNSHEGRITCLGLSADGSALCTGSWDRNLKIWAFGGHRKVV from the exons ATGTCTGTTGCGGAGCTGAAGGAACGGCACCTAGCTGCCACAACGACCGTGAATGCTCTCAGAGAACGTTTGAAGCAGAAACGGCGACTTCTTCTCGACACTGATG TTGCTGAGTATGCAAGGTCTCAGGGACGAACGGCTGTTAGCTTTGGCCCTACGGATCTTGTCTGCTGTAGGACTCTACAAGGACACACGGGCAAG GTTTATTCATTGGACTGGACTCCTGAAAAGAATCGAATTGTCAGTGCATCTCAAGATGGAAGGCTAATTGTGTGGAATGCTCTAACAAGCCAGAAAACTCATGCTATAAAGCTACCTTGTGCATGGGTCATGACGTGTGCCTTCTCTCCAAGTGGTCAGTCTGTTGCCTGCGGTGGACTTGATAGTGTATGTTCTATCTTCAATTTGAACTCTCCCAGTGACAAGGATGGGTACCTACCAGTATCGAGGATGCTAAGTGGGCACAAGGGTTATGTATCCTCATGCCAGTTTGTTCCTGATGAGGATACTCACCTAATAACCAGTTCTGGTGATCAGACATGTGTTTTGTGGGATGTCACTACAGGCCAGAGAATTTCTGTTTTTGGAGGTGAATTTCCGTCGGGCCACACAGCTGATGTTTTGAG TGTATCTATAAACGGAACAAATTCAAAGATGTTTGTCTCTGGTTCGTGTGATGCAACAGCACGATTATGGGATACCCGCATTGCAAGTCGAGCTGTCCGGACGTATCATGGCCATGCAGGAGATGTTAACACAGTTAAATTTTTCCCAGACGGCCACAGATTTGGGACGGGCTCTGATGATGGAACATGCAGGTTATTTGACATGAGGACTGGGCATGAGCTTCAAGTCTATCAACAGCAGCACGGTGATAATGATATTCCTCTGGTAACCTCAATTGCGTTCTCAATATCAGGGAGGCTTCTATTCGCTGGATACTCTAATGGTGACTGCTATGTATGGGATACTCTAGTGGCAAAG GTAGTTCTGAACCTGGGGTCTCTGCAGAACTCTCATGAGGGCCGTATCACATGTTTAGGTTTGTCAGCTGATGGGAGTGCCTTATGTACAGGAAGTTGGGATAGAAACCTGAAG ATATGGGCTTTTGGAGGGCATAGGAAAGTGGTCTGA